A stretch of the Acyrthosiphon pisum isolate AL4f chromosome A2, pea_aphid_22Mar2018_4r6ur, whole genome shotgun sequence genome encodes the following:
- the LOC100572963 gene encoding uncharacterized protein LOC100572963: MRPFFMLIHIFFIVTIVMSIKNFFELSLLNKNKLTCMIEADKMDLLENMKKFEEMLKDTSQIDNFLLEKQINTCFELQCKIEDYSEKLQELEDDYSDSPNTLIDFISNIPNVVNDLGPESLVVVTSEKVGMQYVQLLHDSVMKNVIITTIRALTAGEVDVTLGNVKTALLDGSEAEYRKFVGSEAVRLVIADHVPAERLFRVWGDVHRDQCFATIKMNPIDGDGNDAENKNIL; this comes from the exons ATGAGACcgttttttatgttaatacatattttctttatcGTTACAA ttgtcaTGTCAATCAAGAATTTTTTTGAGTTATcgttattgaataaaaacaaactcACCTGCATGATTGAAGCTGATAAAATGGATTTATTGGAAAACATGAAGAAATTTGAAGAAATGTTGAAG GATACATCGCAGATCGACAATTTTCTGTTggaaaaacaaatcaatacaTGTTTCGAATTGCAGTGCAAAATCGAAGATTATTCGGAAAAACTCCAAGAATTAGAGGACGATTACTCG GATTCACCAAACACTCTGattgattttatttcaaacattccTAACGTCGTGAACGATTTGGGACCCGAATCATTGGTTGTGGTTACGTCTGAGAAAGTCGGCATGCAGTACGTTCAATTATTACA TGATTCAGTAATGAAGAACGTTATCATCACCACGATCAGAGCGTTGACGGCGGGCGAAGTGGATGTGACGCTGGGAAACGTGAAGACCGCGCTTCTGGATGGGTCCGAAGCAGAATACCGGAAGTTCGTAGGCAGCGAAGCCGTCCGGTTGGTCATAGCAGACCACGTGCCGGCTGAACGGCTGTTTCGCGTGTGGGGCGACGTTCACCGTGACCAGTGTTTCGCGACGATTAAAATGAATCCTATTGACGGCGATGGTAATGACGCCGaaaacaagaatatattataa